One window of Thalassovita mediterranea genomic DNA carries:
- a CDS encoding TetR/AcrR family transcriptional regulator produces MVAAAQPAQGQGKRARTKAANRQAILEAARQVFARLGAEATTVRDIIRETDLAAGTFYNYFRSKEEVFEALADEGVRRFRPRLASIRENASSLQDYLLEAYSAYFEFLNEENEEAIRQGAPHAAMIGVRVDTPEMQAVFEEIRTDLEQVAKSTGLSLADSGFLTAAAIGIAREVGDHMLMRRPVDTRGATEFATQLFLHGAGALASKSNS; encoded by the coding sequence ATGGTGGCAGCGGCGCAACCGGCACAGGGGCAGGGCAAGCGGGCCAGGACCAAGGCGGCAAACCGCCAGGCCATACTTGAGGCAGCCCGGCAGGTCTTCGCTCGGCTTGGTGCTGAGGCGACCACAGTCCGTGACATCATCCGTGAAACGGACCTCGCTGCGGGTACTTTCTACAATTATTTCCGGTCCAAGGAAGAAGTCTTCGAAGCGCTCGCCGATGAAGGCGTGCGCCGCTTCCGCCCACGGCTCGCCTCAATCCGCGAAAATGCGTCTTCGCTTCAGGACTACCTGCTCGAAGCTTACAGCGCCTATTTCGAATTCCTGAACGAAGAGAATGAAGAGGCGATCCGGCAAGGCGCGCCCCATGCGGCCATGATCGGCGTGCGGGTCGACACGCCTGAGATGCAGGCCGTCTTCGAAGAAATCCGCACCGACCTTGAGCAGGTTGCCAAGTCGACGGGTCTGTCGCTGGCCGACTCAGGATTTCTGACAGCGGCTGCAATTGGTATTGCGCGTGAAGTGGGTGACCATATGCTGATGCGCCGCCCGGTCGATACAAGAGGGGCAACCGAGTTCGCGACGCAGCTCTTCCTGCATGGGGCAGGTGCGCTGGCGTCCAAAAGCAATAGCTGA
- a CDS encoding M23 family metallopeptidase produces the protein MLRTVLACLTGLLLATACSTKPAPVSYPMDGRVAPPSAITTTASVSAEQGPFQPDAELFLCPNSTITNAFEYDADFRVLNFNPIVLVDGKVVIAAVPTNNACMTSGFGHRMGRTHKGLDVRSRPAGMVYSAAPGTIREAKRSPSFGNTILIDHGQGIFTRYAHLANIESGVEAGQVIGFGQPLGIMGTTGRSTGVHLHFEVLTGSYPSGLTAHNPLSFPAYLAQSASY, from the coding sequence ATGCTGCGAACCGTGCTCGCATGCCTTACTGGACTGTTGCTGGCGACCGCCTGTAGTACGAAGCCTGCACCCGTCTCCTATCCGATGGATGGCCGGGTCGCGCCTCCAAGCGCGATCACGACCACTGCGAGCGTTAGCGCAGAGCAGGGGCCCTTCCAGCCAGATGCCGAGCTGTTCCTCTGCCCGAACAGCACCATCACGAATGCTTTCGAGTACGACGCCGACTTCCGGGTCCTGAACTTCAATCCGATCGTGCTGGTCGACGGGAAGGTCGTCATCGCCGCGGTGCCGACGAACAACGCTTGTATGACGTCGGGCTTCGGCCACCGGATGGGGCGCACGCATAAGGGGCTGGATGTGCGCTCGCGGCCCGCCGGCATGGTCTACTCAGCAGCGCCCGGCACGATCCGCGAAGCCAAGCGCAGCCCCAGCTTCGGCAATACGATCCTGATCGATCACGGGCAGGGCATCTTCACCCGCTACGCTCACCTTGCGAACATCGAGTCCGGCGTTGAAGCCGGTCAGGTTATCGGCTTTGGCCAGCCACTCGGCATTATGGGCACAACCGGCCGCAGCACTGGCGTCCACCTTCATTTCGAAGTGTTGACCGGTAGCTATCCAAGCGGCCTGACGGCGCACAATCCGCTTTCCTTCCCGGCCTATTTGGCGCAAAGCGCGTCATACTGA
- a CDS encoding NAD(P)-binding domain-containing protein: protein MAFDGRSSGKACIIGAGCSGFTMAKRLKDYGIAYDCFEMSDNIGGNWYYRNPNGLSSCYQSLHIDTSKWRLAFEDYSVPEDWPDFPHHAQLLQYFHDYVDHFGLRETITFNTAVEKAERRSDGDWDVTLSTGETRTYQWLFVANGHHWDARTPEYPGEFNGYQVHSHHYRDPFEPYDFRGKRVMVVGGGNSAMDISSELSQRPISEKLFISMRRGVWVLPKYMNGQPADKAVLPSWMPTKLGRKMARAAIKKRIGNMEDYGLPKPDHEPLDGHPSVSGEFLTRVGCGDITPKGAIEKLDGDGVVFKDGTREKVDAIVWATGYNVTFPFFDDDRLKPVENKFPLFKRMVKPGLDNLFFLGLAQPLPTLVNFAEQQSKLCAAKIAGEYEYPPEEEMKEIIKEDEQFHLGHFYDAPRHTMQVDFNAYVKDLMKEIERGRKRAKATA from the coding sequence ATGGCATTCGACGGACGTTCAAGCGGCAAGGCCTGTATCATCGGAGCGGGCTGCTCAGGCTTCACCATGGCAAAGCGCCTGAAAGACTATGGCATTGCCTATGACTGTTTCGAGATGTCGGACAATATCGGTGGCAACTGGTATTACCGTAATCCGAACGGACTTTCGTCCTGCTATCAGAGCCTCCACATCGACACGTCCAAATGGCGTCTCGCTTTTGAGGACTATTCCGTACCGGAAGACTGGCCGGATTTCCCGCATCACGCCCAGCTGCTCCAGTATTTCCACGACTATGTCGACCATTTCGGCCTGCGCGAGACGATCACTTTCAATACCGCAGTCGAGAAGGCAGAGCGGCGCTCTGACGGCGACTGGGACGTTACGCTCTCGACCGGTGAGACGCGGACATATCAGTGGCTCTTCGTAGCCAATGGTCACCATTGGGATGCTCGCACGCCGGAGTATCCGGGTGAGTTCAATGGCTATCAGGTTCACTCGCACCACTACCGCGACCCGTTCGAGCCTTACGACTTCCGCGGCAAGCGCGTCATGGTCGTTGGGGGCGGCAACTCCGCCATGGACATCTCTTCGGAGCTGTCCCAGCGCCCGATTTCAGAGAAGCTTTTCATCTCGATGCGCCGGGGCGTCTGGGTGCTGCCGAAATACATGAATGGCCAACCAGCCGATAAGGCGGTGTTGCCGTCCTGGATGCCGACCAAACTTGGGCGGAAGATGGCCCGCGCTGCGATCAAGAAACGTATCGGCAATATGGAAGACTATGGGCTGCCAAAGCCTGACCATGAGCCGCTCGACGGGCACCCGTCTGTCTCAGGTGAATTCCTGACGCGCGTTGGTTGCGGCGACATAACGCCCAAGGGAGCGATTGAAAAGCTCGACGGTGACGGTGTCGTCTTCAAGGACGGTACACGCGAAAAGGTCGACGCCATCGTCTGGGCGACGGGCTACAATGTGACCTTCCCATTCTTCGACGATGACCGCCTGAAGCCGGTTGAGAACAAGTTTCCGCTCTTCAAGCGCATGGTGAAGCCGGGCCTTGATAACCTCTTCTTCCTTGGGCTGGCGCAGCCTCTGCCGACCCTCGTGAACTTTGCTGAACAGCAGTCAAAGCTCTGCGCGGCGAAGATTGCCGGGGAGTATGAATACCCGCCAGAAGAAGAGATGAAGGAGATCATCAAGGAGGATGAGCAGTTCCATCTCGGCCATTTCTACGATGCGCCGCGGCACACCATGCAGGTCGATTTTAACGCTTACGTAAAGGATCTCATGAAAGAGATAGAGCGTGGGCGGAAGCGCGCAAAAGCCACCGCCTGA
- a CDS encoding PaaI family thioesterase — protein sequence MMLKLMQQNARRIMSTVPWAQALGFELTGIEKGRAFAKVGWREDLVGDPDTGVIYGGVLTALLDNLSGVCINTALTKPMSMATLDLRIDYMRPADKGRDILAEAECYHVTRNVAFTHAWAYHESRDKVIATAAGTFALNDISRWASGNEAMDIANKVLGGEK from the coding sequence ATGATGCTCAAGCTGATGCAGCAGAATGCCCGGCGGATCATGTCGACGGTCCCTTGGGCGCAGGCGCTCGGCTTTGAGCTGACCGGCATCGAAAAGGGCCGCGCCTTCGCAAAGGTAGGTTGGCGCGAAGACCTTGTCGGCGACCCCGATACGGGCGTCATCTATGGCGGCGTGCTGACCGCGCTGCTCGATAATCTCAGCGGCGTCTGCATCAACACGGCGCTCACGAAGCCGATGTCCATGGCGACGCTGGACCTTCGGATCGACTATATGCGCCCAGCCGACAAGGGCCGCGATATCCTGGCTGAGGCCGAGTGCTATCACGTTACCCGCAATGTCGCCTTCACCCATGCCTGGGCGTATCATGAGAGCCGCGACAAGGTGATCGCAACGGCCGCCGGCACATTCGCGCTGAACGACATTAGCCGCTGGGCAAGCGGCAATGAGGCAATGGACATCGCGAACAAGGTGCTGGGAGGCGAGAAATGA
- a CDS encoding PaaI family thioesterase, whose amino-acid sequence MSSRADQLQAFLDRTPFARFIGMEFEADGDTLIARLPFQEKFIGNRAINALHGGATGAFLELTAVAQVYLQSDLQRPPKPINLTIDYLRSAKGEDLYARAIVHKLGRRMASVRAEAWQGDDPDKVVTALQAHFLVAEDG is encoded by the coding sequence ATGAGTTCACGCGCTGACCAGCTGCAGGCCTTTCTGGATCGCACACCATTTGCCCGCTTCATCGGCATGGAGTTCGAGGCGGACGGCGATACGCTGATCGCCAGACTGCCGTTTCAGGAAAAGTTTATTGGCAACCGCGCCATCAATGCCCTGCATGGCGGCGCAACGGGTGCCTTTCTGGAACTGACTGCTGTTGCGCAGGTCTATCTTCAGTCTGATTTGCAGCGCCCGCCAAAGCCGATCAATCTGACAATCGACTATCTGCGCAGCGCGAAGGGTGAGGATCTCTATGCCCGAGCCATCGTGCACAAGCTTGGCCGGCGCATGGCGAGCGTGCGGGCCGAGGCCTGGCAAGGCGACGATCCGGACAAGGTCGTCACTGCCCTACAGGCGCATTTCCTGGTCGCTGAGGACGGTTGA
- a CDS encoding MFS transporter, producing MKLPALSENKPLRLGSLMLLYAAQGAPEGLLYIAIPAWFAAQGVGADAIAGYIAIILLPWSFKLFNGILMDRYTWAPMGRKRPWLILAQLILIGSLVWFSGLGEPTEALLWFAIAGFAVNFAGAFQDVAIDGMAIDILGEEERATANGLMWGGKTLGTAGFAFLTGRLISDEGHALAAIVTAAFVAVVMLLPLLLRERAGEKLMPWSEGQASTHTQSVQVKRWWPLVTGVFKAMKRPASLALAAGILVAFLAYGLKTAFSPTLAVQELQWDRGLFTDRDATADLLGGLFGIFVSGWLADKVGPLRALGGALIGMAVLNAAATAMWQAEGFYFAYLLLYSVLFVLMSVCTYAIAMGQSRGSVAATQFSIFMALLNFGTSIGAGQLGWLRGAGGYEAAFAACAALSAIALGFYVLSVRLNRALETSTVLSDQEMRL from the coding sequence TTGAAGCTTCCAGCGCTGAGCGAGAACAAACCGCTCAGGCTTGGCAGCCTTATGCTGCTCTATGCCGCTCAGGGCGCGCCTGAAGGGCTGCTCTACATCGCGATCCCCGCATGGTTCGCGGCGCAGGGCGTCGGGGCCGATGCCATTGCAGGCTATATCGCGATCATCCTGCTGCCTTGGAGCTTCAAGCTCTTCAACGGCATCCTGATGGACCGCTATACATGGGCGCCAATGGGCCGGAAGCGGCCCTGGCTGATCCTGGCTCAACTCATCCTGATCGGCAGTCTTGTCTGGTTTTCAGGTCTCGGTGAGCCGACCGAGGCGCTTCTCTGGTTTGCTATTGCTGGCTTTGCGGTGAACTTCGCAGGGGCCTTTCAGGACGTCGCCATCGACGGGATGGCTATCGACATACTGGGTGAGGAAGAGCGCGCCACGGCCAATGGCCTGATGTGGGGTGGCAAGACGCTCGGCACTGCGGGTTTTGCGTTTCTGACGGGGCGTCTCATCAGCGATGAAGGCCATGCACTCGCCGCGATCGTTACGGCGGCCTTCGTCGCGGTCGTCATGCTGCTTCCCCTGCTTCTGAGAGAGCGCGCCGGTGAAAAGCTGATGCCGTGGAGCGAGGGGCAGGCCTCCACACACACCCAGTCAGTGCAGGTTAAACGCTGGTGGCCACTCGTGACGGGCGTATTCAAGGCGATGAAGCGGCCCGCCAGTCTCGCCCTCGCAGCAGGTATTCTGGTCGCATTCCTGGCCTACGGCCTGAAGACGGCCTTCTCGCCAACGCTTGCCGTGCAGGAGCTCCAGTGGGACCGGGGTCTCTTCACCGACAGGGATGCGACTGCGGACCTTCTCGGCGGTCTGTTCGGCATCTTCGTGTCGGGCTGGCTGGCCGACAAGGTTGGGCCACTTCGCGCGCTCGGCGGGGCGCTTATCGGCATGGCGGTGCTCAACGCGGCAGCGACCGCGATGTGGCAGGCCGAAGGCTTCTATTTTGCCTATTTGCTTCTCTACAGTGTGCTGTTCGTGCTGATGTCGGTCTGCACTTACGCCATCGCGATGGGCCAGTCGCGCGGCAGCGTGGCGGCGACGCAATTCTCGATCTTCATGGCGCTGCTAAACTTCGGCACCAGCATCGGCGCTGGGCAGCTTGGCTGGCTCCGCGGTGCAGGTGGCTATGAGGCAGCATTCGCCGCTTGCGCCGCCCTCAGCGCGATTGCGCTCGGCTTTTACGTACTCTCGGTCCGCCTCAATCGCGCGCTGGAAACCTCAACCGTCCTCAGCGACCAGGAAATGCGCCTGTAG
- a CDS encoding GNAT family N-acetyltransferase → MPSERTKASVVVRNATLDDVPAIAALVLKVYGRPADGYTPGMLRGQISSFPEGQFLVEYDGEIVGYAASFLVSEDLALKPHDWIEITGNGYAARHDPEGDWLYGMEVCVDPEIRRTRIGQRLYNARQQLCEDWELKGIVFGGRMPGWKRKRKQYPNPEDYVEAVKAQKITDPVIRYHLRAGFEPIGVLHNYLEEDTDSGGHATHMVWRNPYAVEVKPANKVSYAVKERVRVATVQVQMRAVKSFEEFMSNVEYFVDVCSDRRADFVVFPELFTLQLLAFEKRKLSPAESIEALTRYTPRFIEEMRELAISYNINIIGGSHPTRTDDGDIQNVAYVFLRNGSVHAQEKIHPTPDERHWWNIKGGDSVDVIPTDCGPIGVLICYDSEFPELARRLTDEGARILFTPFCTDSRQGYLRVRYCCHARCIENQLYVVTSGCTGNLPNVENMDINYAQSAILTPCDYPFAREGIAAEIAENVEAVVMADLDLNDLNFARSEGTVRNLRDRRFDLYRVAWKDGG, encoded by the coding sequence ATGCCCAGCGAAAGAACCAAGGCTTCTGTTGTCGTCAGGAATGCAACGCTCGACGATGTGCCGGCAATCGCCGCGCTCGTCCTGAAAGTGTATGGCCGACCGGCCGATGGCTACACGCCGGGCATGCTGCGCGGGCAGATATCTTCCTTTCCAGAAGGCCAGTTCCTCGTTGAGTATGACGGCGAGATCGTCGGCTATGCTGCGAGCTTTCTCGTCTCTGAAGACCTGGCGCTGAAGCCGCATGACTGGATCGAGATTACCGGCAATGGCTATGCCGCCCGGCACGACCCGGAAGGCGACTGGCTCTACGGTATGGAAGTCTGCGTCGATCCTGAAATCCGCCGGACCCGGATCGGCCAGCGCCTCTACAATGCACGCCAGCAACTCTGTGAGGACTGGGAACTGAAAGGCATCGTCTTTGGCGGTCGGATGCCGGGCTGGAAGCGCAAGCGCAAACAGTATCCGAATCCGGAAGACTATGTCGAAGCGGTCAAGGCGCAGAAGATCACCGACCCGGTCATCCGCTATCATCTACGCGCGGGTTTCGAGCCGATTGGCGTGCTTCACAACTATCTCGAGGAAGACACCGACAGCGGCGGCCACGCCACGCATATGGTCTGGCGCAACCCTTATGCGGTCGAAGTAAAGCCTGCCAACAAGGTCTCCTACGCCGTGAAGGAGCGCGTGCGCGTCGCGACCGTTCAGGTGCAGATGCGGGCGGTCAAAAGCTTTGAAGAGTTCATGAGCAATGTCGAATACTTCGTCGATGTCTGCTCTGACCGGCGCGCCGATTTCGTCGTGTTCCCGGAACTGTTCACCCTCCAGCTCCTTGCCTTCGAGAAACGCAAGCTCAGCCCGGCAGAATCCATCGAAGCGCTGACCCGCTACACGCCGCGCTTCATTGAGGAGATGCGGGAGCTCGCCATCTCCTACAACATCAACATCATCGGCGGATCGCACCCGACCCGGACCGATGATGGTGACATCCAGAACGTCGCCTACGTCTTCCTCCGCAATGGCTCTGTCCACGCGCAGGAGAAGATCCATCCGACGCCGGATGAGCGCCACTGGTGGAACATCAAGGGCGGCGACAGTGTCGATGTCATCCCGACCGATTGCGGCCCGATCGGCGTGCTCATCTGTTATGATTCAGAGTTTCCGGAGCTTGCCCGCCGCCTGACCGATGAAGGCGCGCGCATCCTGTTCACGCCGTTCTGCACCGACAGCCGCCAGGGCTATCTTCGCGTGCGCTACTGCTGCCACGCACGTTGCATCGAGAACCAGCTCTATGTCGTCACATCCGGCTGCACCGGCAACCTCCCGAACGTAGAGAATATGGACATCAACTATGCCCAGTCTGCGATCCTGACGCCGTGCGACTATCCTTTCGCGCGCGAAGGCATCGCAGCAGAGATTGCAGAAAATGTGGAAGCAGTCGTCATGGCTGATCTGGACCTTAATGACCTCAATTTCGCCCGGTCGGAAGGCACGGTCAGAAACCTTCGCGACCGCCGGTTCGATCTCTACCGCGTAGCCTGGAAGGATGGCGGTTGA
- the recQ gene encoding DNA helicase RecQ, with amino-acid sequence MSVTNSEIASETPLSLLKRVYGYDAFRGLQADVIDDVMAGRDTLAVLPTGGGKSLCYQIPAILRDGVGLVVSPLIALMADQVDALKALGVRAERLDSSMAPEDKQAALEAARRGEMDMLYVSPEALGTGLAGVLVRLGVSVIAIDEAHCVSQWGHDFRPDYRALSRLKQLFPGVPRIAVTATADERTRDDILHELDLTSPQVHVASFDRPNLTLGAEPKAGKRADRVASLAKAHSGESGIVYAATRDATEMLAESLERAGLSALAYHAGLDPEVRAERQRRFLLEDGIVMCATVAFGMGVDKPDVRFVIHADPPKTLEAYWQEVGRAGRDGKPAEAFALFGPADMRRSISWTVESDAAEEVKRVQLTKTRQLFAFLNGTECRRGAVRRYFGEENVAPCGECDNCQREPGEGFDATRFAQMAVSAVIRCGQRIGRGRLIIHLTGSARDGFDEDLAQLSTYGIGTDLSKQGWSAVFDELLFSGLLAETGDAMRPVLAVPDQEAARALFKGDREVWLRTDPSQRKTTRKRSGMAAAAVHDLSERDQSLFEALRNWRLETAKAKGVPPYVIFHDRTLAAIAAERPASGDELRNISGVGEKKAGRYADDIARIVAEAA; translated from the coding sequence ATGTCCGTCACAAACTCCGAAATCGCATCAGAGACGCCGCTTTCCCTGTTGAAGCGGGTCTATGGCTATGACGCTTTCCGGGGGCTGCAGGCTGACGTCATCGACGATGTGATGGCGGGCCGTGACACGCTGGCCGTGCTGCCAACAGGCGGCGGCAAGTCGCTCTGCTACCAAATACCCGCTATCCTGCGCGACGGCGTCGGTCTCGTCGTCTCGCCGCTCATCGCGCTGATGGCAGACCAGGTCGATGCGCTGAAGGCGCTCGGTGTGCGCGCTGAGCGGCTGGATTCTTCGATGGCGCCTGAAGACAAGCAGGCCGCGCTCGAAGCGGCGCGCCGCGGCGAGATGGATATGCTCTATGTCTCACCAGAGGCGCTTGGTACCGGCCTCGCTGGCGTTCTCGTACGGCTCGGCGTTTCGGTGATTGCCATTGATGAGGCGCACTGCGTCAGCCAGTGGGGCCACGACTTCCGCCCGGATTACCGCGCCCTGAGCCGCTTGAAGCAGCTTTTCCCGGGCGTGCCGCGTATCGCCGTGACGGCGACGGCCGATGAGCGCACGCGCGATGATATCCTGCATGAGCTCGACCTCACCTCCCCGCAGGTCCATGTCGCGAGCTTCGATCGGCCGAACCTGACGCTCGGCGCAGAACCGAAAGCCGGAAAGCGCGCCGACCGCGTGGCGTCTCTCGCAAAGGCCCATTCCGGCGAGAGCGGCATCGTCTATGCGGCCACGCGCGATGCGACCGAGATGCTGGCTGAAAGCCTGGAGCGGGCAGGTCTTTCTGCGCTGGCCTATCATGCCGGCCTCGACCCGGAAGTGCGAGCAGAGCGTCAGCGCCGCTTCCTGCTTGAGGACGGCATCGTCATGTGCGCCACTGTCGCCTTCGGCATGGGCGTCGACAAGCCAGACGTGCGATTTGTCATCCATGCTGACCCGCCAAAGACGCTGGAAGCTTATTGGCAGGAAGTTGGCCGCGCAGGCCGCGATGGAAAGCCTGCCGAGGCCTTTGCGCTGTTTGGCCCGGCTGATATGCGCCGCTCGATCAGCTGGACGGTCGAAAGCGATGCTGCCGAAGAGGTCAAGCGTGTCCAGCTTACGAAGACGCGGCAACTGTTCGCGTTCCTGAATGGAACGGAGTGTCGGCGCGGCGCTGTGCGACGCTATTTCGGCGAGGAAAATGTCGCCCCGTGCGGGGAGTGCGACAATTGCCAGCGCGAGCCGGGCGAGGGGTTCGACGCAACGCGCTTTGCCCAGATGGCAGTCTCCGCCGTCATCCGCTGCGGGCAGCGTATCGGACGTGGCCGACTCATCATCCACCTTACCGGATCTGCTCGCGACGGCTTCGATGAGGACCTCGCACAGCTGTCTACGTACGGAATTGGAACTGACTTGTCGAAACAGGGCTGGAGCGCCGTCTTCGACGAGCTTCTCTTCTCAGGCCTCCTTGCTGAGACGGGTGATGCGATGCGGCCGGTCCTTGCCGTGCCGGACCAGGAAGCGGCCCGCGCGCTCTTCAAGGGTGACCGCGAAGTCTGGCTGCGCACGGATCCCAGCCAGCGCAAGACCACACGCAAGCGCTCTGGGATGGCGGCTGCGGCAGTTCATGATCTTTCCGAGCGCGACCAGTCCCTCTTCGAGGCGCTGCGCAACTGGCGTCTAGAAACAGCCAAGGCCAAGGGCGTGCCCCCTTATGTGATCTTCCACGATCGGACCTTGGCCGCGATCGCGGCAGAGCGGCCTGCATCAGGCGATGAACTTCGCAATATCAGCGGCGTTGGGGAAAAGAAGGCTGGCCGCTACGCCGATGATATCGCTCGGATTGTGGCTGAAGCCGCCTAG
- a CDS encoding histone deacetylase — MASGLWRWTLLDNQPPADISPVMALPIVHHPDYDAESVPDSHRFPMRKYSLLADLLRARGETFAVPAHAPERWLHLAHDPSYVTAVLTSSVDAKTARKIGFEMTPAIAARTRASVGGTCLAARLAVQHGAAVSLAGGSHHASYESGAGFCVFNDVAVAARVALEEGLCRKVAVIDCDVHHGDGTASIFVEDNRVFTASMHCEDNWPRIKPPSDLDLGLPRGAGDSDYLDALDGFLTTIFSRAKPDLVFYNAGVDPHQNDRLGLLSLSDDGLRERDRRVAEACARRGIPLVGVLGGGYEKDAAAVARRHSFMVDALAAATAPEGRSAFSSPQ, encoded by the coding sequence ATGGCAAGCGGCTTATGGCGCTGGACCCTGCTTGACAATCAGCCGCCTGCCGACATCTCACCCGTCATGGCGCTGCCGATCGTTCATCACCCTGACTATGACGCTGAGAGCGTGCCGGACAGCCATCGCTTCCCCATGCGCAAATACTCGCTGCTTGCCGACCTCTTGCGCGCGAGAGGAGAGACATTTGCCGTGCCCGCACATGCCCCCGAACGCTGGCTGCATCTTGCGCACGACCCGTCCTATGTGACGGCGGTGCTGACCTCTTCTGTGGACGCGAAAACGGCGCGAAAGATCGGCTTCGAGATGACGCCAGCCATTGCCGCGAGGACGCGCGCCTCTGTGGGCGGCACATGTCTTGCCGCCCGGCTCGCCGTCCAGCATGGCGCGGCGGTCAGTCTTGCGGGCGGCAGCCATCATGCAAGCTATGAAAGCGGGGCAGGCTTCTGCGTCTTCAACGATGTCGCCGTCGCCGCGCGGGTCGCTCTGGAGGAGGGACTTTGCCGCAAGGTCGCGGTCATCGATTGCGACGTGCACCATGGCGATGGCACGGCCAGCATCTTCGTCGAGGACAACCGCGTCTTCACCGCGTCCATGCATTGCGAGGACAACTGGCCGCGCATCAAGCCGCCATCCGATCTCGACCTTGGCCTCCCACGCGGGGCAGGGGACAGCGACTATCTCGACGCGCTGGATGGCTTTTTGACCACTATCTTCAGCCGCGCAAAGCCGGACCTCGTTTTCTACAATGCTGGCGTCGACCCTCATCAGAATGACCGTCTGGGACTACTTTCGCTGAGCGATGATGGCCTTCGAGAGCGTGACCGCAGAGTTGCGGAAGCCTGCGCCAGACGCGGCATTCCACTCGTCGGTGTGCTCGGCGGCGGCTATGAAAAAGACGCCGCTGCCGTCGCGCGCAGGCACAGTTTCATGGTGGATGCACTTGCAGCTGCAACTGCGCCTGAAGGGCGAAGTGCCTTTTCTTCGCCTCAATAA
- a CDS encoding MATE family efflux transporter: MSDAVLTRSKVVALAVPVMLAQAATASTGIVDTAVMGLYGTKFDLGAVGVAAVVMNFLYWAFGFLRMSTTGLTAQAAGGGDRLEAQTVLQRALLLGGALGLTILILSPLLKLAVFQPFEASPEVKSLARDYFDARVWGAPAVLMGYAITGWLLGTGKTGQLLAFQIVMNGTNAALDIWFVAGLGWGPAGIGAGTAIAEWVALAFGLVLVRKGFSRSGKLFDRERLAALINANRDILIRTLALLFCFAWFVNSGASLGTATLAGNEVLLQFVSVSAFVLDGFAFVAEKEIGEAYGARSRARLMRAMRLTTEIALACAIVITLAYFIGGGWIIENFVADADARAVALAYLPYCAAVPLIGLACWQLDGFFLGATQGKALRNAGVVAAILYVGTDVLLKDAFANTGVWIAFLTMYVWRAAALGVYLPSMIAKVSESQPRQPAQQT; this comes from the coding sequence ATGTCAGATGCCGTCCTCACCCGCTCAAAGGTCGTTGCGCTTGCCGTGCCGGTGATGCTGGCACAGGCGGCGACCGCATCGACCGGCATTGTCGACACGGCAGTCATGGGTCTCTACGGCACCAAATTCGACCTCGGCGCTGTTGGCGTTGCCGCTGTGGTGATGAACTTCCTCTATTGGGCGTTCGGATTCCTGCGCATGTCGACGACAGGCCTGACCGCGCAGGCAGCGGGCGGCGGTGACCGGCTGGAAGCGCAGACCGTGCTGCAGCGTGCGCTTCTGCTCGGCGGGGCGCTTGGTCTCACAATTCTCATCCTGTCACCGCTCCTGAAGCTCGCCGTCTTTCAGCCCTTTGAGGCGAGCCCTGAGGTGAAGTCGCTCGCCCGGGACTATTTCGACGCGCGTGTCTGGGGCGCACCTGCCGTCCTGATGGGGTATGCGATTACCGGCTGGCTGCTGGGCACGGGGAAGACCGGGCAGTTGCTGGCCTTCCAGATTGTCATGAACGGCACGAATGCCGCCCTCGATATCTGGTTCGTCGCAGGCCTTGGCTGGGGACCAGCCGGGATTGGTGCAGGCACAGCCATCGCTGAATGGGTCGCGCTCGCCTTCGGGCTGGTCCTCGTGCGCAAGGGCTTCTCGCGTTCCGGCAAACTGTTTGACCGTGAGCGGCTGGCCGCCCTCATCAATGCGAACCGCGACATCCTCATCCGGACACTGGCGCTGCTGTTCTGCTTTGCCTGGTTCGTGAATTCAGGCGCGAGCCTTGGCACCGCGACGCTGGCTGGCAATGAAGTTCTTCTCCAGTTCGTGTCGGTATCGGCCTTTGTTCTGGATGGCTTTGCCTTCGTCGCCGAGAAGGAGATTGGCGAAGCCTATGGCGCGAGAAGCCGTGCGCGCCTGATGCGCGCCATGCGCCTGACGACCGAAATCGCGCTCGCCTGCGCCATCGTCATCACGCTCGCCTATTTCATTGGCGGCGGCTGGATCATCGAAAATTTCGTGGCGGATGCAGACGCCCGCGCCGTGGCGCTGGCCTACCTGCCCTATTGCGCTGCGGTGCCGCTTATCGGTCTGGCCTGTTGGCAACTCGATGGCTTCTTCCTTGGCGCGACGCAGGGCAAGGCGCTGCGAAACGCGGGCGTCGTCGCCGCCATTCTCTATGTCGGGACAGACGTGCTTCTGAAGGATGCCTTCGCCAATACGGGCGTCTGGATTGCTTTTCTGACGATGTATGTCTGGCGGGCAGCCGCACTCGGCGTATACCTGCCGTCAATGATTGCCAAGGTCAGCGAAAGTCAGCCCCGACAGCCTGCTCAACAGACGTAA